The Petrotoga miotherma DSM 10691 genome has a window encoding:
- a CDS encoding IclR family transcriptional regulator: MEVLDYIVYSPKPVNVTEIAREFDMSMSNAYKYLDDLYRGGLLSKNGDKSYFPSFKLVEYGSIILKKINLREIAHPHLVDLMVKTGQTVHFFIKDGNEGICIEKLEGPHTLPMMSRIGIRLNLYATGWGKAILAHLPEKEIEEYLEIVELKKRGKNTITDPNELKNELKKIRERGYAIDNEENEIGIFCIGAPIFNYDKKVIAGASITMSASRAEGEKVDEYAKNVMECAKNISKLLGYKG, encoded by the coding sequence ATAGAAGTATTAGATTATATAGTCTATTCACCAAAACCAGTTAATGTAACAGAAATTGCAAGAGAGTTTGATATGTCTATGTCTAATGCTTATAAATACTTAGACGACTTGTACAGAGGGGGCCTTTTGTCAAAGAATGGTGATAAATCATATTTCCCGAGTTTTAAACTTGTGGAGTATGGAAGTATTATCTTAAAAAAAATAAATCTTAGGGAGATTGCACATCCACACTTAGTTGATTTAATGGTGAAAACAGGCCAAACAGTTCACTTTTTCATTAAAGATGGTAATGAAGGCATCTGTATAGAAAAGCTTGAAGGGCCACATACTTTACCGATGATGTCTAGAATTGGGATAAGATTGAATCTCTATGCAACGGGTTGGGGAAAAGCTATTTTGGCGCATTTACCTGAAAAAGAAATAGAAGAATACCTGGAAATTGTGGAGTTAAAAAAGAGGGGTAAAAACACAATTACCGATCCTAATGAATTGAAAAATGAACTTAAAAAAATAAGAGAAAGAGGGTACGCAATAGATAATGAAGAAAACGAAATTGGGATCTTTTGCATAGGGGCTCCTATTTTTAATTATGATAAAAAGGTGATAGCGGGTGCAAGTATTACAATGAGTGCCTCTCGAGCGGAAGGAGAGAAAGTCGATGAATACGCTAAAAATGTTATGGAATGTGCCAAAAATATTTCAAAGTTGTTGGGGTATAAAGGTTAA
- a CDS encoding Rqc2 family fibronectin-binding protein, whose protein sequence is MPFDGLVLHKVLKEIKDNIVGDRIKNIYQPIKTQVLIQFSQSFVLLSLKSPSYVILLSQKPNVPIQPANFAQFLRKKIRNGRVINVEQLGLDRIGFFEIESYDQENSTMRKYKLFFELMGRNSNVILVNEDNKVEESLKRVYKKFRPIIPGVKYLPYYDDSQINILEVNIENIENIDYDRLMGFSKKSTGFLKEIGIQRAVKDLKKPYLFYFKEGNTYDFSAITPNNFKYEGLKPSEALLKVFQERANQSRLLEIKRDLEKRVKSEIDRLEKTKEQILQDLNEEKSLMDLEKKGELLQTYLYKIKKGERYFTVTDWNTGEEVTIEIDPLLSPTQNLEKLYKNIKRTKSRVEHAKKRIKKVNNELEYFNQLFETISSAEEIETLIEIKEEMKDIGLISENKKSKRERKVKTTFRKFSYKGFEILVGKNNKQNDELTRSATQADIWFHTHEIPGSHTIIKSSGKEIPEEVIDYAAKIAATFSKARMSSNVAVDYTQRKNVWKPKGAKPGMWLYKNYETIIVEPFREIL, encoded by the coding sequence TTGCCTTTTGATGGTTTGGTATTACATAAAGTATTGAAAGAAATAAAAGACAACATTGTGGGGGATAGAATTAAAAATATATATCAACCTATAAAAACCCAAGTGTTAATTCAGTTTTCTCAAAGTTTTGTACTTCTTTCATTAAAAAGCCCTTCATATGTGATCTTACTTTCTCAAAAACCAAACGTACCCATACAACCAGCAAACTTTGCTCAGTTTTTAAGAAAAAAAATAAGAAACGGAAGAGTGATAAATGTCGAACAGTTAGGTTTAGACAGGATAGGGTTCTTTGAAATTGAAAGCTACGATCAAGAAAACTCTACTATGCGAAAATATAAGCTATTTTTTGAATTAATGGGAAGAAATTCCAACGTAATACTCGTTAACGAAGATAATAAAGTAGAAGAATCTTTAAAAAGGGTTTATAAAAAATTTAGACCCATAATTCCAGGAGTTAAATACCTACCTTACTACGATGATTCTCAAATAAATATATTGGAAGTAAATATAGAAAACATTGAAAATATTGATTATGATAGACTCATGGGATTTTCTAAAAAATCAACAGGGTTTTTGAAAGAAATAGGTATCCAAAGAGCTGTAAAAGACCTCAAAAAGCCTTATCTTTTTTACTTCAAAGAGGGGAACACATATGATTTCTCCGCAATAACCCCGAATAATTTTAAATACGAGGGATTAAAACCATCAGAGGCATTGCTCAAAGTCTTTCAAGAAAGGGCTAATCAATCACGACTATTGGAAATAAAAAGGGATTTGGAAAAAAGGGTAAAAAGTGAAATTGACAGATTAGAAAAGACAAAAGAACAAATATTACAAGATTTAAATGAAGAAAAAAGTCTAATGGATTTAGAAAAAAAGGGAGAACTTCTTCAAACGTATCTCTACAAAATAAAAAAAGGTGAAAGATACTTTACAGTAACCGATTGGAATACCGGTGAGGAGGTCACAATAGAGATAGACCCCCTTTTATCACCAACGCAAAACTTGGAAAAACTGTATAAAAATATAAAAAGAACAAAGTCAAGAGTCGAGCATGCTAAAAAAAGAATAAAAAAAGTGAATAACGAACTCGAATATTTTAATCAGTTATTTGAAACAATCTCTTCCGCAGAAGAAATTGAAACCTTAATAGAGATAAAAGAAGAAATGAAAGATATAGGACTGATAAGTGAAAACAAAAAATCTAAAAGGGAAAGAAAAGTAAAAACAACCTTTAGGAAATTTAGTTACAAAGGCTTTGAAATACTAGTTGGGAAAAATAATAAACAAAACGATGAATTAACAAGATCAGCTACACAGGCTGATATATGGTTTCATACACATGAGATCCCAGGTTCTCATACAATAATAAAATCTTCTGGTAAAGAAATACCAGAAGAAGTAATAGATTACGCAGCAAAAATTGCTGCCACATTTTCTAAAGCAAGAATGTCTTCCAATGTAGCGGTTGATTACACTCAAAGAAAAAACGTATGGAAGCCAAAAGGAGCAAAACCAGGAATGTGGTTGTATAAAAATTATGAAACCATTATCGTTGAACCTTTTAGAGAAATACTATAA
- a CDS encoding HD domain-containing phosphohydrolase, with protein sequence MKKNYKIRFLLLLFILSGIYSSASTILILNSYNPGLSWSDKELEGIYSVLEDEESINIYVEYLDSKRFGDDNSLNISKEYFERKFSNFTFDVIIALDNNAFDFVLSNYETLFLGTPIVYAGINYYQEYDLSKLEFVSGIVEIHDIKETLELALNLHPATENVYVIVDNQTKTGELFKQEVENDVIPEFADINFIFLSDSLDQIKQELDTPLQNSIALLLAFSKDIYGNFYDYTEVEEYMGQFDKLPIYTTSSVYMGNNVVGGKITSAYDQGLKAGEIAKDLLNGVNIKELPRTYFPDNKYVFNFLQLERFGISIKSLPADSTIQNKPPSFFENYPVIFWIIMILVPFSIVFIYVLREENLKLHSLLTELNEAKEEAQSYNEELTAANEQLTSYNEELISQNEEIESNYQEIEQLNNKIIHLLEIISEVGDEKVKIEDFFQKFLNTLIIEIPEADYGSVSIIEGDNWRFLTALGHEINGLKSLNLKKSYAFIAEESTVLDNIISLDEERMPKDVANLMYKFTKPIKSSLLKTMKIDENRYLDVSLDIKKGSDENFSEQSVRFFDSLLNVAKMFFVNRIRTQEVKNAYATFASKLSILAESHDENSKKHIYRVSELSAFFAEKLGLPKEQVEKIRDFSPLHDVGKLFVPAEILNKPGKLNEKEWEEVRKHPLYADNLLDDPYFETARKIALYHHEHYDGSGYPFRLRGEQIPIEAQIVGLVDVYDALRSKRSYKEAFSHKEAIEILLHGDNRTKPDHFNPRLLEILKKYEKEIEEMYKKYEE encoded by the coding sequence GTGAAAAAAAATTATAAAATTCGATTCTTGTTATTACTATTTATCTTGTCTGGGATTTATTCTTCAGCCTCTACTATCCTAATTTTAAATTCGTATAATCCAGGTTTATCTTGGTCAGATAAGGAATTAGAAGGGATATATTCAGTTTTAGAAGATGAAGAAAGTATAAATATATATGTTGAATATTTAGATAGCAAAAGGTTTGGAGACGATAATAGCTTAAACATATCCAAAGAGTACTTTGAAAGAAAATTTAGTAATTTTACCTTTGATGTGATTATCGCTCTGGATAATAACGCCTTTGATTTTGTTTTATCAAATTATGAAACACTTTTTTTGGGAACTCCTATAGTGTATGCCGGGATCAATTACTATCAAGAGTACGATTTGAGTAAATTAGAATTTGTAAGTGGGATTGTAGAGATTCATGATATAAAAGAAACATTAGAGTTAGCACTAAATCTTCATCCAGCCACAGAGAATGTGTATGTAATTGTTGATAATCAGACTAAAACCGGGGAACTTTTTAAGCAAGAAGTGGAAAATGATGTAATACCTGAATTTGCGGATATTAATTTTATCTTTCTAAGTGATTCCTTGGATCAAATAAAACAAGAGCTTGATACACCTTTGCAAAACTCAATAGCGCTTCTTTTGGCTTTTAGTAAAGATATTTATGGAAATTTTTATGATTATACAGAAGTAGAAGAATATATGGGGCAATTTGATAAGCTTCCCATTTATACTACCTCAAGCGTTTATATGGGTAACAACGTTGTAGGAGGTAAAATTACCAGCGCATATGATCAAGGGCTGAAAGCCGGGGAAATAGCAAAAGACTTATTAAACGGAGTTAATATTAAAGAGTTACCAAGAACTTACTTCCCTGATAATAAATACGTTTTTAATTTTCTTCAGTTGGAAAGATTTGGTATTTCAATCAAGAGCCTACCAGCAGATTCAACAATCCAGAACAAACCGCCTTCTTTTTTTGAAAATTACCCTGTGATTTTTTGGATAATAATGATTCTAGTGCCTTTTTCTATTGTATTTATATATGTTCTAAGAGAAGAAAATTTAAAGCTTCACTCTCTTTTGACTGAATTAAATGAGGCAAAGGAAGAGGCTCAAAGTTATAATGAAGAGCTTACAGCAGCAAATGAACAATTAACTTCCTACAACGAAGAGTTGATATCACAAAATGAGGAAATAGAAAGTAATTATCAAGAGATAGAACAACTGAATAATAAAATAATTCATCTGTTGGAAATTATATCCGAAGTAGGAGACGAAAAGGTAAAAATTGAAGATTTCTTTCAGAAATTTTTAAATACTTTGATCATAGAAATCCCAGAAGCTGATTATGGGAGTGTCTCTATAATAGAGGGCGATAATTGGAGATTTTTAACTGCGTTGGGTCATGAAATTAATGGTTTAAAAAGTTTAAATCTTAAAAAAAGTTATGCTTTTATTGCTGAAGAATCTACGGTACTTGATAACATAATTTCATTGGATGAAGAAAGAATGCCTAAAGATGTAGCCAATTTAATGTACAAATTTACCAAACCAATAAAATCCTCTCTACTGAAAACAATGAAAATAGATGAAAATAGATATTTAGACGTTTCTCTTGATATTAAAAAAGGTAGCGATGAGAATTTTTCAGAACAATCGGTAAGATTTTTTGATTCCTTGCTAAATGTGGCAAAAATGTTTTTTGTCAATAGGATAAGAACGCAAGAGGTAAAAAATGCTTATGCAACCTTTGCAAGCAAGCTTTCTATATTAGCAGAATCACACGATGAAAACAGTAAGAAACATATTTACCGTGTAAGTGAATTATCTGCTTTTTTTGCCGAAAAATTAGGTTTACCCAAAGAACAAGTTGAAAAGATAAGAGATTTTTCACCACTTCACGATGTGGGGAAACTTTTTGTTCCTGCCGAGATACTAAACAAACCTGGTAAACTAAACGAAAAAGAATGGGAAGAAGTAAGGAAACATCCGCTATATGCTGATAATTTGTTGGATGATCCATATTTTGAAACAGCAAGAAAAATTGCCCTTTATCATCACGAACATTACGATGGCTCTGGGTATCCTTTCAGATTAAGGGGTGAACAGATCCCCATTGAAGCTCAGATTGTTGGCTTAGTAGATGTATACGATGCTTTAAGATCAAAAAGAAGTTATAAAGAAGCTTTTTCACATAAGGAAGCGATTGAAATATTGTTACACGGGGATAACAGGACAAAACCAGATCATTTTAACCCAAGACTCTTAGAAATCTTGAAAAAATACGAAAAAGAAATAGAGGAAATGTATAAAAAATACGAAGAATAA
- a CDS encoding VIT1/CCC1 transporter family protein, whose product MEKSKIDSKTKKHLLNFQKAELTEHMIYKRLAESTKDTKNKKVLESIANEELKHHDFWKSYTKEKVKPNYLKVLFYFILSKILGLTFSLKLMENGEERAQISYEDISSVVPEAKQIEEEEDKHERELLGMIEEERLNYVGSIVLGLNDALVELTGALAGLTFALQNGIIIATSGLITGIAASLSMAASEYLSKRAENDERALKSAAYTGIAYIITVFFLILPYLLMPNKYFLSLIITLIIAVIIILVFNFYISVAKDLNFKSRFLEMAGISLGVAGLTFFIGFIVRITLGVSI is encoded by the coding sequence ATGGAAAAATCAAAAATCGACTCAAAAACAAAAAAGCATTTATTAAATTTTCAAAAGGCTGAGTTAACGGAACACATGATTTATAAAAGGTTAGCTGAATCCACTAAAGATACCAAAAATAAAAAAGTCTTAGAAAGCATAGCAAATGAAGAATTAAAACATCATGATTTTTGGAAAAGTTATACGAAGGAAAAAGTGAAGCCGAATTACTTAAAAGTTTTATTCTATTTCATCCTTTCTAAAATACTTGGGTTAACCTTCAGTTTGAAACTTATGGAAAATGGTGAAGAAAGGGCTCAGATCTCCTACGAGGATATTTCCAGTGTAGTCCCCGAAGCAAAACAAATTGAAGAAGAAGAAGATAAGCATGAACGGGAACTTTTAGGAATGATAGAAGAAGAAAGATTGAATTATGTTGGCTCGATTGTGTTGGGTTTAAACGATGCATTGGTCGAATTGACAGGTGCATTAGCAGGTTTGACTTTTGCCCTTCAAAACGGAATAATAATAGCTACATCTGGATTAATAACAGGGATAGCTGCATCATTGTCAATGGCGGCATCCGAGTATCTATCAAAAAGAGCCGAAAACGATGAGAGAGCTTTAAAATCCGCAGCTTACACCGGGATTGCATATATAATTACGGTATTTTTTTTAATTCTTCCTTATTTGTTAATGCCAAATAAATATTTTTTAAGTTTAATTATAACTTTAATAATAGCTGTTATAATAATATTGGTTTTCAATTTTTATATTTCTGTAGCCAAAGATCTGAACTTCAAAAGTAGATTTCTCGAAATGGCGGGTATAAGTTTAGGTGTTGCCGGATTAACCTTTTTTATAGGCTTCATCGTTAGAATCACCTTGGGCGTTTCAATTTAA